The Micromonospora sp. M71_S20 genome has a window encoding:
- a CDS encoding replication-relaxation family protein: MARLDRLRRLTVRDHQLLRWLAEHYVLSTDQVATALFPSLRAARLRLARLHQMEAVSRFVDVTTGSGQHLYTLGPLGAVVHPTQFNDPNQAGARAPRTSIDRTERIIGSRRLAHLLGTNQLFIDLIGHARTHGHTRLARWWSEQHTTAAFAAASYAAGSGTGVQPDGHGIWHADGRTVGFFLEHDNGTEPLATVLRKLRGYEQLATYGPRYPVLLHVPGRRREHHLLDALAGVPTAMPVATGLHGEHPAGPTWTLTTDPGHRHRLHELPSDHGPDNPLTNPHRFPDTEPGGTDPQP; encoded by the coding sequence CTGGCTCGTCTTGACCGGCTTCGTCGGCTTACCGTCCGGGACCACCAGCTGCTGCGGTGGCTCGCCGAGCACTACGTGCTGTCCACCGACCAGGTCGCGACGGCCCTGTTCCCCTCGCTTCGCGCAGCCCGGCTGCGCCTCGCCCGGTTACACCAGATGGAGGCGGTCAGCCGGTTCGTCGACGTCACCACCGGCAGCGGCCAGCACCTCTACACCCTCGGCCCTCTCGGCGCCGTGGTCCACCCCACCCAGTTCAACGACCCGAACCAGGCCGGCGCCCGCGCCCCCCGGACCAGCATCGACCGCACCGAACGCATCATCGGCAGCCGCCGCCTGGCCCACCTGCTCGGCACCAACCAGCTGTTCATCGACCTCATCGGCCACGCCCGCACCCACGGGCACACCCGGCTGGCGCGCTGGTGGTCCGAACAGCACACCACCGCCGCCTTCGCCGCCGCCTCCTACGCCGCCGGCAGCGGAACCGGTGTCCAGCCCGACGGGCACGGCATCTGGCACGCCGACGGGCGCACCGTCGGGTTCTTCCTCGAACACGACAACGGCACCGAACCCCTCGCCACCGTGCTGCGCAAGCTACGCGGCTACGAGCAGCTCGCCACCTACGGGCCGCGCTACCCGGTGCTGCTGCACGTCCCCGGCCGCCGCCGCGAACACCACCTCCTCGACGCCCTCGCCGGAGTACCCACCGCCATGCCCGTCGCCACCGGCCTCCACGGCGAACACCCCGCCGGACCCACCTGGACCCTCACCACCGACCCTGGTCATCGCCACAGGCTGCACGAACTGCCCTCCGACCACGGCCCGGACAACCCGCTCACCAACCCGCACCGCTTCCCCGACACCGAACCCGGCGGCACCGACCCGCAGCCCTGA
- a CDS encoding FAD-dependent monooxygenase: protein MTSSTMSASGRQPTIAVVGGSITGPVTALLLLRAGFDDITVFEAAPASAPLGGGLIGLEHPALDVLDRLGIPQHEIVAHDSEAIVQMNVRDRQPAETIRRTYPGRNTTWTLLHQALTRRLPAGVLHSGMKVTALAEEAGQQVLRFRDGHTAPADLVVFADGRSSTGRRLLDPDRSLRYAGYVAHRGIADITPEPGLRDFLRLQPCPGVQFNLAPVPGGCDWTFYLNCTSAEYAQRFGADPIRRVFALPRHVSPAARTHVDTHADLLLPAGHAAVVHTTTTRMAVPVLDITPPDRMVWPIGTGHAVLLGDALAPVRPHTARGANNGIEQAAGLAAALTQHRKYAADLTAALHGWQRRHLPAAVASVHRGPVIGRRLGLGTHRPAR, encoded by the coding sequence ATGACATCCAGCACCATGTCGGCCTCCGGCCGGCAGCCCACCATCGCCGTCGTCGGCGGCAGTATCACCGGCCCCGTCACGGCGCTGCTGTTGCTGCGCGCCGGATTCGACGACATCACCGTCTTCGAGGCCGCGCCCGCGTCCGCACCTCTGGGCGGTGGCCTCATCGGCCTGGAACACCCCGCCCTCGACGTGCTCGACCGCCTCGGCATCCCGCAGCACGAGATCGTCGCCCACGACTCCGAGGCCATCGTCCAGATGAACGTCCGCGACCGTCAGCCGGCCGAAACCATCCGACGCACCTACCCGGGGCGGAACACCACCTGGACGCTGCTGCACCAGGCGCTGACGCGCCGCCTACCCGCCGGCGTCCTGCACTCCGGCATGAAGGTCACCGCCCTGGCCGAGGAGGCCGGCCAGCAGGTGCTGCGGTTCCGCGACGGCCACACCGCGCCCGCCGACCTGGTCGTGTTCGCCGACGGCCGGTCGTCCACCGGCCGCCGGCTGCTGGATCCCGACCGGAGCCTGCGCTACGCCGGCTACGTCGCCCACCGCGGCATCGCCGACATCACCCCCGAGCCCGGCCTGCGGGACTTCCTGCGTCTGCAGCCCTGCCCCGGCGTGCAGTTCAACCTCGCCCCGGTACCCGGCGGCTGCGACTGGACCTTCTACCTCAACTGCACCAGCGCCGAGTACGCGCAGCGGTTCGGCGCCGACCCCATCCGCCGGGTGTTCGCCCTCCCCCGGCACGTCAGCCCCGCCGCCCGTACCCACGTCGACACCCACGCCGACCTGCTCCTCCCGGCCGGCCACGCCGCCGTCGTCCACACCACCACCACCCGCATGGCGGTACCGGTCCTCGACATCACCCCACCGGACCGCATGGTCTGGCCGATCGGAACTGGTCACGCCGTCCTCCTCGGCGACGCTCTCGCCCCCGTGCGCCCCCACACCGCGCGCGGCGCCAACAACGGCATCGAACAGGCCGCCGGCCTCGCCGCCGCCCTCACCCAGCACCGCAAGTACGCCGCCGACCTCACCGCCGCCCTGCACGGCTGGCAACGCCGCCACCTGCCCGCCGCCGTCGCCTCCGTGCATCGCGGGCCCGTCATCGGCCGCCGGCTCGGCCTCGGCACCCACCGACCCGCCCGGTAG
- a CDS encoding VirB4 family type IV secretion system protein, producing MSARRRRAQNHDHPGPSPLSTGLAATVAPASVEVTPRFLRVGDGYAATLVVTGYPAEVGPAWLEPLLSWPGRLDLALHIEPIPTPIAASRLRNQRARFESSRRADEQRGKLTDPYVEAAADDAADLAERLARGSAKLFRVGLYLTVHARTEAELLEACAQVKAAAASTLIEVQPATWRHLPGWTTTLPLATDSLQMRRTMDTQALAAAFPLASADLPAPLPGDPATTAGVLYGVNPDSQGIVWWDRWAQENHNSVVLARSGAGKSYFVKLDVLRNLYQGVQVAVVDPEDEYLRLADAVGGTIVRLGAPGVKINPLDLPAGDTRPDVLTRRGLFLHTLISVLLGQLPPPAERAALDRAILAVYRQAGITTDPATHHRPAPLLKDLVATLRADDNAAAHELAARLAPWVAGSFSDLFDSPTTTRPDGHLVVWSLRHLPDELRTVGTLLALDSIWRSVDAPGRARLATRRLVVVDEAWLLMRDGEGARFLFKMSKAGRKRNAGLSVITQDVADVLGTDLGQAVVSNASTQVLLKQAPQAIDQVADAFGLTAGERRMLLAARVGHGLLISGTNRTAFESISSQAEHLLATTKPSDLADLDPDDGEEEL from the coding sequence ATCTCCGCCAGGCGCCGACGCGCCCAGAACCACGACCACCCCGGTCCCAGCCCGCTATCCACCGGACTGGCGGCGACCGTAGCGCCGGCCTCGGTGGAGGTCACGCCCCGGTTCCTGCGGGTCGGGGACGGCTACGCCGCCACCCTGGTGGTGACCGGCTACCCGGCCGAGGTCGGGCCGGCGTGGCTGGAACCGCTGCTGTCCTGGCCGGGCAGGCTGGACCTGGCCCTGCACATCGAACCGATTCCCACCCCGATCGCCGCCTCGCGGCTGCGTAACCAACGGGCCCGGTTCGAGTCCTCCCGTCGGGCGGACGAGCAGCGGGGCAAGCTGACCGACCCGTACGTGGAGGCCGCCGCCGACGACGCCGCCGACCTCGCCGAACGCCTCGCCCGCGGGTCGGCGAAGCTGTTCCGCGTCGGCCTGTACCTGACCGTGCACGCCCGCACCGAGGCCGAACTCCTCGAAGCCTGCGCGCAGGTAAAGGCCGCTGCCGCATCCACCCTGATCGAGGTGCAGCCCGCGACGTGGCGGCACCTTCCCGGCTGGACCACCACCCTGCCGCTTGCCACTGACAGCCTGCAGATGCGGCGGACGATGGACACCCAGGCGTTGGCCGCCGCCTTTCCCCTCGCGTCGGCGGACCTGCCCGCGCCGCTACCCGGTGACCCCGCGACCACCGCAGGGGTGCTGTACGGGGTGAACCCCGACTCCCAGGGCATCGTCTGGTGGGACCGCTGGGCGCAGGAGAACCACAACAGCGTCGTCCTCGCACGCTCCGGCGCCGGCAAGTCCTACTTCGTCAAGCTCGACGTGCTCCGCAACCTGTACCAGGGAGTCCAGGTCGCCGTCGTCGACCCCGAAGACGAATACCTGCGCCTCGCCGACGCGGTCGGCGGCACCATCGTGCGACTCGGTGCGCCCGGCGTGAAGATCAACCCCCTGGATCTGCCGGCCGGGGACACCCGCCCGGACGTGCTCACCCGCCGCGGCCTGTTCCTGCACACCCTCATCTCGGTGCTACTGGGGCAGCTGCCGCCGCCCGCCGAGCGCGCCGCCCTGGACCGGGCGATCCTCGCCGTCTACCGCCAGGCGGGAATCACCACCGACCCGGCCACCCACCACCGGCCCGCACCCCTGCTGAAGGATCTGGTCGCGACACTGCGGGCCGACGACAACGCCGCCGCCCACGAACTCGCCGCCCGGCTCGCCCCGTGGGTAGCCGGCTCGTTCTCCGACCTGTTCGACTCACCAACCACGACCCGCCCGGACGGGCACCTGGTCGTCTGGAGCCTGCGGCACCTGCCGGACGAACTGCGCACCGTCGGCACGCTGCTCGCCCTCGACTCGATCTGGCGGTCAGTAGACGCACCGGGTCGGGCCCGACTGGCCACCCGCCGCCTCGTCGTGGTGGACGAGGCGTGGCTGCTGATGCGCGACGGTGAGGGCGCCCGGTTCCTGTTCAAGATGTCCAAGGCCGGGCGGAAGCGCAACGCCGGCCTGTCGGTCATCACCCAGGACGTCGCCGACGTGCTCGGCACCGACCTCGGCCAGGCCGTCGTGTCGAACGCGTCCACGCAGGTTCTGCTCAAGCAGGCCCCGCAGGCCATCGACCAGGTCGCCGACGCGTTCGGTCTGACCGCCGGGGAACGGCGGATGCTGCTCGCGGCCCGGGTCGGGCACGGCCTGCTGATCTCCGGCACGAACCGGACCGCGTTCGAGTCGATCTCCTCGCAGGCCGAGCACCTTCTCGCGACCACGAAGCCGTCCGACCTCGCCGACCTCGACCCCGACGACGGGGAGGAGGAGTTGTGA
- a CDS encoding helicase HerA domain-containing protein: MTPPLIVSPAPAPSPSGPGAGVISPPGAPTRCVLHAAQWAVDRPWLLGVAAALLVAYIAGRNLLDGWRHRRHADGARLVTVAPPPEVDPHSAAALWANLHGTLTPSRRRRLLYGSPHVVWQYTWTGRQLLISIWVPGTVPQGAVEAAVRAAWPGAACTTDDQASPPIPLDVPAAVGGHLLPTAAEWLPFHTDHDNDPLRALMSAGSQLKPDEYACAQVLARPATPRRAARARRAAGRLRDGRTAVPAINPAAPLLWLIEVFLPGHATPRSGGQPAGRRDPGVERDVRAILDKIAHPLWTIGIRYAVAKNTHRAGSDPSPRLRGIADALASSFAVYAGRNRLAHRARMPQPVAALATRRLGAGFLASTPELAVLAALPQDLAVAGLDRARAKSMPAPVAVPTGGRGMKVLGDAEVGGHAVALSVADARYHMHVVGSTGSGKTTLLVNMAVDDIRAGRGTVVIDPHGDMVLDILDRLPASVAGRVVLFDPDQPNPPTLNPLSGNDPDLVVDNLVSIFGNIFAKAWGPRMDDVMRVACLTLLRHANVTLQHIPPLLNSAQFRSAMTVGLDDPAGLSGFWQWYDGLNPALRSQVIGPVLARLRAFLLRDFVKRSMRYPRSSFDMGKVLDGGALLVRIPKGQLGEDTSKLLGSLVLAQVWQAATARAAVPADKRRDATLIIDECQNFLTLANSLDSMLAEARKYRLSIVLAHQDLAQFPKDLLAAASANARNKLYFSVAPEDARVLARHTLPELDEHDLTHLDAYTAAGRLVVGGRQTPAFTLRTRPPKPVVGEATVIRQAAAQAVPAQDTSAIDDLVDRFSARPDDNRRPRGRSGPKANA, encoded by the coding sequence GTGACACCACCCCTTATCGTGTCGCCAGCACCGGCGCCCAGCCCTTCCGGGCCGGGCGCCGGTGTCATTTCCCCGCCCGGCGCGCCCACGCGCTGCGTTCTGCACGCCGCGCAGTGGGCGGTGGACCGGCCGTGGCTGCTCGGCGTCGCCGCCGCCCTGCTGGTCGCGTACATCGCCGGGCGCAACCTGCTCGACGGGTGGCGGCACCGCCGCCACGCCGACGGCGCCCGCCTCGTCACCGTCGCCCCACCACCGGAGGTCGACCCGCACAGCGCCGCCGCGCTGTGGGCGAACCTGCACGGCACCCTCACCCCCTCCCGCCGACGTCGGCTGTTGTACGGCAGCCCGCACGTGGTGTGGCAGTACACCTGGACCGGCCGGCAACTGCTCATCAGCATCTGGGTGCCCGGCACGGTGCCGCAGGGAGCGGTCGAGGCCGCCGTGCGCGCCGCCTGGCCCGGCGCCGCCTGCACCACCGACGACCAGGCGTCCCCGCCGATCCCGCTCGACGTGCCCGCCGCCGTCGGCGGGCACCTGCTGCCGACGGCCGCCGAGTGGCTGCCGTTTCACACCGACCACGACAACGACCCGCTACGGGCGCTGATGTCCGCCGGGTCGCAGCTCAAGCCGGACGAGTACGCCTGCGCACAGGTCCTCGCCCGCCCCGCCACCCCACGCCGCGCCGCACGGGCCCGGCGCGCGGCGGGCAGGCTACGCGACGGCAGGACCGCCGTACCGGCCATCAATCCCGCCGCGCCGCTGCTGTGGCTGATCGAGGTGTTCCTTCCCGGCCACGCCACCCCCCGGAGCGGCGGCCAGCCCGCCGGCCGCCGGGACCCCGGTGTGGAGCGCGACGTGCGGGCGATCCTCGACAAGATCGCCCACCCGCTGTGGACGATCGGCATCCGCTACGCGGTCGCCAAGAACACGCACCGCGCCGGCAGCGACCCCTCACCGAGGCTGCGGGGCATCGCGGACGCTCTCGCCTCGTCGTTCGCCGTGTACGCCGGCCGCAACCGCCTCGCCCACCGGGCGCGGATGCCGCAGCCGGTGGCCGCGCTGGCCACACGGCGGCTCGGGGCGGGGTTCCTGGCCTCCACCCCCGAGCTGGCCGTCCTGGCCGCCCTGCCGCAGGATCTGGCCGTTGCGGGGCTGGACCGGGCGCGGGCGAAGTCCATGCCGGCCCCGGTGGCGGTGCCGACCGGCGGCCGGGGGATGAAGGTCCTCGGCGACGCCGAAGTCGGTGGTCACGCGGTGGCCCTGTCCGTCGCCGATGCGAGGTACCACATGCATGTGGTCGGATCGACGGGCTCCGGGAAGACCACCCTGCTGGTCAACATGGCCGTCGACGACATCAGAGCCGGCCGTGGCACCGTGGTCATCGACCCGCACGGCGACATGGTCCTCGACATCCTCGACCGGCTTCCCGCCAGCGTCGCCGGGCGGGTGGTGCTGTTCGACCCCGACCAGCCCAACCCGCCCACCCTCAACCCGCTGTCCGGCAATGACCCGGACCTCGTCGTCGACAACCTCGTGTCGATCTTCGGGAACATCTTCGCCAAGGCGTGGGGGCCGCGGATGGACGACGTCATGCGGGTTGCCTGCCTGACCCTGCTGCGGCACGCCAACGTCACCCTCCAGCACATCCCGCCCCTGCTGAACTCCGCCCAGTTCAGAAGCGCGATGACCGTCGGCTTGGACGACCCGGCCGGCCTGTCCGGGTTCTGGCAGTGGTACGACGGCCTCAACCCGGCCCTGCGTTCCCAGGTCATCGGCCCCGTCCTGGCCCGCCTGCGGGCGTTCCTGCTGCGGGACTTCGTCAAGCGCAGCATGCGCTACCCCCGGTCCAGCTTCGACATGGGCAAGGTCCTCGACGGTGGGGCGCTGCTGGTACGCATCCCGAAGGGCCAGCTGGGTGAGGACACCAGCAAGCTGCTCGGCTCCCTGGTCCTGGCGCAGGTGTGGCAGGCCGCGACCGCCCGCGCCGCCGTGCCGGCCGACAAACGCCGCGACGCCACCCTGATAATTGATGAGTGTCAGAACTTCCTGACCCTCGCCAACAGCCTCGACTCGATGTTGGCGGAGGCGCGGAAGTACCGGCTGTCGATCGTCCTCGCGCACCAGGACCTGGCCCAGTTCCCGAAGGACCTGCTCGCCGCAGCGTCGGCCAACGCCCGCAACAAGCTGTACTTCTCCGTCGCCCCGGAGGATGCCCGCGTCCTGGCGAGGCACACCCTGCCCGAGCTCGACGAGCACGACCTGACCCACCTCGACGCCTACACCGCCGCCGGGCGCCTCGTCGTCGGCGGGCGGCAGACGCCGGCGTTCACCCTCAGGACCCGGCCGCCGAAGCCGGTCGTGGGCGAGGCGACGGTGATCCGGCAGGCCGCGGCGCAGGCGGTGCCAGCGCAGGACACCAGCGCGATCGACGATCTCGTCGACCGCTTCTCGGCCCGGCCTGACGACAACCGTCGGCCCCGGGGCAGGAGCGGTCCGAAGGCGAACGCCTGA